The sequence TTGAATGCTAGAAGTCAGCAAGTTCTGGAAGTCGTTGGCATCCTTGATGAACTCTTGGCCAAAGGACTCAAATGCAACAGTACGCTATATGATGCAACCGTAGGATAACTAGCTAACATTTCATAGCGAGTTCTATTTTTGCAAATGGAGAATTCACTGCTCGTCGTAGCCATTGGTGGGAGAACTTGCAGAATGTCCACCACAAGAACTTTTTGATGATTGGGCAGCCTATAGTCGAGCAGCTACTGGCTGCCGCACTTGGCGACTCAATTATCTTTTCTGAGCCAGTAGAGTCAGTGCGTGAGACATCGACAGGTGTTGATGTCACGGCTGTGTCTGGTCGCATCGTTCACAGCACTTACTGTGTTGCCTCAGACGGAGCCCGCTCTATGGTCCGGCAGTCTCTTGGCATTCCTTTCACAGGTACTAAGCCAGAGATGACATGGGCTGTCCTCGATTGTTTTATCGACAGCGACTTCCCACGCGTACCGGAAATTATTACTTTTGAGCTAGACGGGCAATCCCGTGTGGCATGGATTCCTAGAGAGCGGGGCTTGTGCCGATTCTACATCTTACTTGATGGAGAGATTACGGAGGAAAAATCTAAAGCGTCGATCAAGAAGCACTTGGCGCCTTACAGAGTTGAATTTACTAAGACCGAATGGTTCAGCACTTTTGAAGGTGAGAAATTTTTACGATATCGCTTCATGCTATCCCCCCTCACCCCCCAGATCCCTGCCTCTCCACCCCTTCTACACCCACTCCTTAGGCTGCCCTAGCTAGAAGCGCAGCGGAAGCGATAAATATGCAAGTCAGACAGGCTAAGCTGACAACCCACGTTAGTTAAGGAGAGACTTGCCGATACATTCGTGTCACAGAGTCGTAACGGCCGAATAATCCTTGCCGGTGATGCTGCACATGCGCACTCCGTCAACGGCGGACAGGGTCTTAACACTGGCCTTTCAGATTCCTTCGGTCTTGGATGGCGCTTAGGTTATGTTTTGGCCCATGCCAACGAGCTGCAACCAGGGGCGGCACACAATATCATTGCTAGTTTCGACACAGAGCGCCGAAAAGTTGCAGGGAACGTTATTTCAGTTGCTGCACGTCTTGTGCGAGATACTCAACACGAGGGTGAGCAATATGTTGGCAATGTGGAGAAGCATGCGGCATACATCACAGGTATGGGTATTACCTACAGCGGCCTTGAGTCAGAAATTGTTCAGGAATCGGGCACTGGTGCCTGGAAGGCAGGTAACCCCTGCCCTGACTTCGACGTAATTGTTGCGGGAGACTCTGCTCCTAAGCGCCTTTACAGTCGGGTAACATATGGGAACTTTTTATTCCTTGTGAAGGGTGACATTACTGATCATGTTGGTAAATTTGGTAAGCTTGTTACCGATATCAAGCTGGTTCCCAAGCACGCCATCGAAAGTAATGCTAGTGGAGGCAAGGCCCTGGTCTACGCCACTGACTTTGTGTCCGATGACGATTCCTTCAATGCCGCGGTGGTTCGCCCCGATATGTACATCGGATATTCGGGTACAGTAGATGGGGCGGTGAAGTACTTGGAGCAATTGTTCGCTACTGCAAACTAATGCGCTCGTTTCgcgtaatatatatataaatttatatctTACTACAGTCCAATATACTTCTCAAGATTCCCTTCACTGTTAATAGAAGTTGAAGCGAGTGAATTATCACTACTTAAACACCGTTGAGTCTCTTCAAATACGACACCGTTGGAAATTTATCTCGATATTCCAAGACACAATGGGTTCCACTGGCACGGCGTCCATTGAAACCAAAAATCTCTTCGATGTTTCTGGACTCGTCGCTGTGATTACTGGTGGAGGTTCTGGTGAGTAGTAAACTTTTCCCTGCACACAATGCTCATCCTTTGGAATTCACCCACCTCAACATCTCCTTTGGCATAACCTTGTCTGGATATAGAGTTAGCAATTGATGATCATATTTACGACTACCATGCAGGAATTGGTCGTATGATCACTCGTGCTCTTGCCGCAAATGGGGCACATAGAGTTTATATTATTGGTCGTCGCGTAAGCGTTCTGGAAGAGACGGCCGCACCTTTCCCCGATGTTGTCAAGACTTTGGAGTGCGATGTAACCTCGAAAGAATCGCTCCAGGCCGCTGCCGACCGTATCCGTAGTGAGGTTGGATATGTCAACCTTCTGTGGTGTAACTCAGGAACTTCTGGGCCAGAATCTAAGACCCTAAACAACAATTCTTCGCTAGACGAGTTTATTGAAGAGAATTGGAAACACTCCGTGGATGAGTACGCAGACACGTTCAAAATCAACACCGCCGGATTTTGGTACACTTCTCTTGCTTTCCTCAagcttcttgatgctggTAATCGCCAGAAGAATGTAAACTTCAGCAGTCAAATCGTCGGCACCTGCAGTACGCTTGGCTTTGGAAGATTTGCTCCAACTGGACGCTTCGCGTATGGTCAAAGCAAGGCGTCGCAGCAGCACATGATGAAACAGCTTTCCACACACATGGTTCCATACGGGATTCGAGTGAACTCCATTGCTCCAGGACGTGAGTGCTCAGTCCCAGATAGCAATGCTAACGAATGGATATATTAACATGAAGATAGTGTTTCCGACTGATATGACTTCAGCTATGACTACTAGTGGTTATGACCCTGCAAAATTGATTCCAGAAAAGAGAGCTGGCGAAGAAACTGACATTGCTGGCGTGGCCTTATTTTTGGCTAGTAAAGCTGGCTCGTATCTCAATGGAAATGTGCTGGTATGCGATGGTGGACGATTATCAATTGTACCTTCGACGTACTGAGTTGCGTTATATAGAGTAGTTAGATGAAAACAAATGTTAAATGATCTGGAGTTGAAGATGTAGTctctaaaataaatactaattgTTGTACCGCTAACGCTTCTTATGTggaattaattattaatacagTTGCGAAAACATTGTGAGTATATAGCAACatggcattttcttttcttttcttgaaggaagaagatttcCCAGTAAAAACTGTAATAAAACATAGGTATTGTATATATGGATGAATGCAGTGACTGTGGGATAGTTAGTTATTGTTATTTAGCAGACTTGAAAAGGAAATATGGACAGTCATATCAAATCATATATGAGTACTTCTAGGCCGAATAGGTTGATAACTGACTAATAATTACTCGCGCAATTATTACTTAATCAAGTGGTTGGGAGGCCTAATGATACTTGTTGGTCATTGGTAAGGGGTAATagaagtaaatatttattttgtgCGCTGTTTGATGAGATACTGTGGTGGATGAGTATCGTCGCTGAGTTTACGGTTTAGCACTAGGGACGATAAAGAGAGTCTTGTGCGAACAGCGTTCAAATCCAGGTTTCAAGTGCCATTCAATATTTATTCTCAGCAGTACATCAAGCTAGAAGCGAATATTCACCAATCGGTAACGGTAAAGACCAGAACAGGGCGGACTAGGCAGGGCCAGCCTGGCCTGACCtttgccgttgccgttgccgaAGAATCCACAGAGATATGATGTGCTTCGGAGAGTTTTTTGCGCTAGCTTTCCGATTACTATAGGTAAACTTCTAGCAGGATTCCCCCTAGCTAAGAACTTGCAACCATGGGAATATTGATCCACCAATTGTAACCATAACGAGGATATTGACTCTTCAATAATAAGATAATAACTCATCGGAAACTGACTTGAGTATTTTGTCCCccgcctttctcttttgtcaTCTATCTTCTAGAATTTGTCCGGTGTTGTTTACAAATGAAACGTCATAGTATTAGGAGTGTAACGAATACAGTGCCGGTATTGGCCAAGATCCTAGTTTCAGCTCAATGCAGTATGGACGTTCAAAACTTTCATCCTTATTATCTTCGAAATATGAAATATAGCCTAGAATTGCTTAGCATTTGGCGTACAACGTCCTTAGATACTTTCGTTAAGTAGCACATCCAAATGAGTGCGTAATAATGTGtacttattttatatcaACTTTCTTACACAATAACGAATCTACTAGGTACTATCTCAATGCATTTTACAAAGCAATTAGCATACTACGAAAAAGATACCTATATTTCATTGAAGTTCTTATCCTAACTCTTGTTAGTTTACTGATAGACTTAACAGTACACTTACAAACACCTAATTCTATGCTTCCATCTACTTTCTCTAATAAATTTGGTGGTGGTAATAGACTAATTACATTCACCGATGAGCATCATTCTTTATTCAATTTTTAGTGCCGTTTAGAGTATAAGCTATTTCACTGAACGCGGTTCTATACTCTTATGAAGAAATTACTTTTGGTCTCCATCGGACGCGATACGAGCATACTGCCAGTACCAGCCCGCAGTGGTGAGGCCAGCTCAAAGCGACACCCCTGAAAATCCTCCGCTGGATTGAGTAACATCACCTATAGGGTTAGTTGAGAAACCGCGAAGAATAAGAGACCTAGTGCAATTACAACACGCGTCCCGATAAGCTTAAGATGGGACACAGTTCAATCAAAACAATTGGTTGTGGCACAAAGAACAGACTAGTATTGCCTCTATAAATTCCACTAACAATAAATGAGGCGACATTGCGTGCGCCATCAAAGTCAAGTGCAAAGATGAGTGTTAAGGTGCTTGATAATGGGTATgcatatattaaaaaacttatacaTAAACTGATAGAACTAAGTAATATACACCCTAGGGCTGaggctatatttattattacaaTAATACAAAAGCCAAAATCTGCATTCGcaatcttttttcttaaacTGCAAATACTTCCACATACATTTAGGGTTAAGAATGATATTAAACCACCGCCGAATCCAATACAAAATGATTTGGCCAAGACAAATTGCCAGTATTCTATGCAAAGGCGCTGCATTATAGTCCCAGCCAGGAGGCGCGTATAGCCGGCATCATACAGAGGTCCCGCAGCGTCACcggaaaagaggagaagaaatgtCTGGATTCCACCGAGAATAGCTGTGCGGGAAGGGTCAAATTGAAAATGTTCTGTGTAATAATTCTGGTAGATTCGAATGTCTTGATGAGAGCTATCGATTCGTGGTTAATCCCAAAGAGTATTAACTTTGGATATCGCGGCCGTCGCACTGTATGTGCTAAGCATCCGTGAAAAACCACAAGCAACTTGGAGCCAAGCTTTCCACCGCCCATTTGGACGCGTGGCCATCACAATAGCTTGATCTAGCTAAGCTGTCCTTTCCAATTGCGCTGTGGCGCCATTTTTCTCTGGAGTGTCAGTAAATGGCACAATCTCTGCAGGCTTCGCCCCGCTTTGCTCAACTGCTGATTCTCTGTCTGCGCCATTGGTATCGACTCATTCCAGGCAGCTAGGTTTAATATTCGTCATGATTGGTGAAAATGAAGGGTTGTTGATTAGTTCTGACAAAAGGAATGTCACTGGTAATACGGGACACACGAACCCAGGCGCCTCAGTTTGTGGATAATGAAAAGCTAATTGGAGGAAAGCCGCTTATCCGCATCAGCCTCCTCCACGTAGGCACGCACATAGTATGTACTATCGAGTGCGGCCCGACACGGAACGGAGCGCTCGGATCTGCCAGACTAACGTTTATTAATGCTTACCGAAAACCTTACCTGTAGCCGTCAGTTGAACTTATTATAGGTAGTAAGCCCATTAATCACAATTCATCACAATTCATCACCATGGCCTATAAATCAAGGCGATTGGCAGGGGCCAAGCCGCAGTGATCAAGCAAAAATACGGAACCGGGAGGAAGCGGTAAGAATTAAGCAAcagtttaaaagaaaaaaaaaaaaaaaaaaaaacgacgCAGGGCAGGGAATAAGCGACAGCGAATAAGCGGCAGGGGTTAGCGACAAGGAATAAGCAGAGCAGGAACCCGCAATAAGCAGTAAATATTAGTACCGGCAGCATTGACATTGACGCGAGTGACTTTTGCCGGCAAAGCAAGGTGCACTCTACCCCTGCATAGCAAAGTAAGAGCCCCTAGATCCACCACCTGAATCTAGGTGCTAGTAAAGTAATTGCGGAGTATCTGAATTTTTCCTAGGATTCCCATGGGCAGATCACTACAATGCATCAGCAAAAAGCCGTACGAGGCAAATGgtaaacaacaaaaaaaaacatcttcTTTAAACAATCAAAGGTAAAtacaaagaaagagaaagattataataatattataggaaaatttataataaataaataaatagaaatatagttttttaatattcttgaaaaaatagtataattttttaaaaactgaTTTAGTAATTAAATGATAAAATTTatggtttttttattaacttcaCCCTttgaaatatattttagaataataataataataataataatatatatatatatatatgtgtgtgtgtgtgtgtgtgtgtgtgtgtgtgtgtgtgtgtgtgtgtatttatattaaattacattttaaactatattttttttaaattaaaaaaatattgctaCTAATGTTAATGTACTTACTCGAGTGTGTGAGTTGCTCTGGTATATAAATGTTCAGATTGTTATTAAGAATTAGTGGGGAAAGGTTTATATTCCAGCTATATCcactattctttttttaaaactatgtAAGTATACCTCTCCATTacattttaactttattgcCAAATGTAAGAGATCTTAGCAAAATTACAGTAAATGCCCCTGGCTCTCTATTTATACTGTTGAGTCTCtagtattgctattcaaAGTAGCATATATACCCGTAAACAGACTACTCATGAAATGTGGAATTCGTATCTGAAGCCCAAGCTTTAAATTTCGTTCATACTGCAGGGAGTGCCAACCTGGGCTTGAAACAACTATAAAGTCCCCGGTGCCATAAGTATCTCACACAAATTATACATTCAGTTTCCATTCAACACTCAATCCAAAATGGCTTTTAAAGTTATCATTATTGGGGGCGGCCCCGTTGGGCTTTTCCTTGCAAACAGTCTGCAAGCCGCCGGAATAGATTATGCGCTATTCGAAAAGCGAAGTGCTGTGGCTCCAACTACTGCATTTGGCATTTTCCTTATGCCTCAAGTCACGAGGATGTTCGAACAGCTAGGTCTCTTggagagcttgaagaaagtGTCTCATCAAATGACGGGCATGGTGCACCGCAATGCCAACGCAGAGCAACTAAGCCAAGATCAGGATTATGCTGCATTTTGCCAGATGTAAGTGAGGAACAATAAGATATTACCTTCAATCTATCCATGCCTTTCTGTAGATATCTGTTTCCCCAGCTAACGTTCTTTCTGTTCAGCCATGGCTATCCTGTAGTTGTTACAGACCGTGCCAGCCTTTCCCAGGTTTTCCTCAGCGGCCTTAATAAGCCAGAAGAGCATATATTTACCAGGAAAGACCTCACCAACATTGTGATCGGCACAGATGGCGTGACTGCGGAATTCGCTGATGGCACAAGCCATGAAGGATCTGTCATTATTGGTGCTGATGGCATTTGGAGCTCAGTTCGTGACCAGTTGCGCAAAATTACGCCTGATGGTCTATTCCTTGAAAATCCTTTCACAGCGTCATTCACTGGTGTCTTTGGCAGAGGACCACTGTTTGATGATATTCCTTCAGGACAGGGAGCTGAGATACATGGAGACGACTGGGTAATTCAGGCATTTCCTTCCCAGAAAGAGACGCACTTATTTATCTATAAGCGCATTGAGACATGCTATGATAGAGTTCCCTTTACAACGAATGTGCCGGAAGATATAATCGCAGAATTTGCTAATGTTAAATTGACAAGCAAGGTTGCATTTAAAGACTTGTGGGATAAGCGGTTCGCTGGAGGTGCCGCAAATTTCGAGGAGGGTGTTGTGGAGCTATGGCACTGGGATAGAGTTGCTCTTGTGGGGGATGCAGCGCATAAGGTATGTCAACAAATTCTCCTCTAACGCCTTTTTGTTTATCATTTATTCCTTTATTatctatttttgttttaatgaaaaaaaaaaaacactaacAATATGCAGATGAATCCTAAGTGGGGCGTTGGTGCTAATATTGGAATGGAAGCTGCTGCCTGCCTCACGAACAAGCTTGCAGCCCTTCTGAAAAATAACTCAAAACCTTCTACGCAAGATCTTTCTCAATTGTTTGGGTCATATCAAGGAGAGATTGAGGGCAAAGCCGGAGTCTGGGAACGAATTTCGAAGTCTAATCTTGACTCTGCCACGCGTAGGGGTGGGCCTCAAATTGATGCTATGAGGCAAATGGGAATAATTCGTGCACCTGGTATTATTTCGAAGGCATATAAGCTCGAAAATGCCCCGTTTAAGGCGGAAAATCCATCTCAAATCCCGTGGTTACACTAGGAAAGATACACCAAAAAGAGAGCAgcataaagttatatataagttgCCTTAGAGTTTAacataatataaaatagatttttatgtataatttaagtataaccaatattatatataggtagGGCCTATCTAGCATTCAAGCAGGCGGATTccatatttaaaatagcagcTATAACTGTAacgaaccgtacactagatagttagtatagggtagattcccaagggataaacctagaataagttctttaggtttatattagcagataggttaagaaacctataggcaataatattataataatctaataatttattataattaataaattaattttatattaatttagtttagcctaccctataggcctattattataactataaaaagcaggttataatataatactttttttttattagttttatttttaaaacctttataaattttagtataaataatatattttttatttaataaatatagttattctttagttcttttactagtattttttagttttttttattaactttattatattaaataaaattttaaaattaatttattctaaaactatatattataagtctttatttaaattaattattattaatattaataaaataaataaatattattttttttatatttttaaaaattattaaaaatatttattattttttattaattttttttattatttaaaatatattaaattaaattaattatattataatatttaaagtttaactttaaaataattaaaatatattactatatattatttttatttaaaagataaatttaaaaaagctaaagaaaagtattaatatattaatataaaagttaagtatttttataagcaaaagaaaatataatataagaaaataaaatatatagttttataaagtattataaatttaaagaaattaaattatattaaatataaaaaagtaaaggctgctgtttattaagctattatattaatgcttaatTCTACTggcttattttaatttattaatattattaattaatttatatttaacttaaatttattattatttttatttttaaaaattaataatatttttataaaattatttaagtattttttttaagttttttttaaaaatttataagtttttaaataaattatactttttttattttataaaatatttttatttatttatttttttatttatttatatataagttaattttttaatttatatttttttttttattttaaataataattttatttataattaatttatttatttttatatttattaatacttttttaataataaaatataaaaaatagctatttttaattttatattattaaataagtttaatttataattaatttttttaatttttttaaaattttaaataatttaagttttttaaaatttaatttattatttaattaatttattttaatacttaataactttttattatataagtgctataataaataagctatattctttttttaaagggttagttttttaatctttatatagttagtttattatttt comes from Trichoderma asperellum chromosome 3, complete sequence and encodes:
- a CDS encoding uncharacterized protein (EggNog:ENOG41), producing MLEQTVDLAVVGGGPTGLLTALLAKRLGASVLVLETKPQPLQLGRADALNARSQQVLEVVGILDELLAKGLKCNTSSIFANGEFTARRSHWWENLQNVHHKNFLMIGQPIVEQLLAAALGDSIIFSEPVESVRETSTGVDVTAVSGRIVHSTYCVASDGARSMVRQSLGIPFTGTKPEMTWAVLDCFIDSDFPRVPEIITFELDGQSRVAWIPRERGLCRFYILLDGEITEEKSKASIKKHLAPYRVEFTKTEWFSTFEVKERLADTFVSQSRNGRIILAGDAAHAHSVNGGQGLNTGLSDSFGLGWRLGYVLAHANELQPGAAHNIIASFDTERRKVAGNVISVAARLVRDTQHEGEQYVGNVEKHAAYITGMGITYSGLESEIVQESGTGAWKAGNPCPDFDVIVAGDSAPKRLYSRVTYGNFLFLVKGDITDHVGKFGKLVTDIKLVPKHAIESNASGGKALVYATDFVSDDDSFNAAVVRPDMYIGYSGTVDGAVKYLEQLFATAN
- a CDS encoding uncharacterized protein (EggNog:ENOG41), translated to MGSTGTASIETKNLFDVSGLVAVITGGGSGIGRMITRALAANGAHRVYIIGRRVSVLEETAAPFPDVVKTLECDVTSKESLQAAADRIRSEVGYVNLLWCNSGTSGPESKTLNNNSSLDEFIEENWKHSVDEYADTFKINTAGFWYTSLAFLKLLDAGNRQKNVNFSSQIVGTCSTLGFGRFAPTGRFAYGQSKASQQHMMKQLSTHMVPYGIRVNSIAPGLFPTDMTSAMTTSGYDPAKLIPEKRAGEETDIAGVALFLASKAGSYLNGNVLVCDGGRLSIVPSTY
- a CDS encoding uncharacterized protein (EggNog:ENOG41), producing MAFKVIIIGGGPVGLFLANSLQAAGIDYALFEKRSAVAPTTAFGIFLMPQVTRMFEQLGLLESLKKVSHQMTGMVHRNANAEQLSQDQDYAAFCQIHGYPVVVTDRASLSQVFLSGLNKPEEHIFTRKDLTNIVIGTDGVTAEFADGTSHEGSVIIGADGIWSSVRDQLRKITPDGLFLENPFTASFTGVFGRGPLFDDIPSGQGAEIHGDDWVIQAFPSQKETHLFIYKRIETCYDRVPFTTNVPEDIIAEFANVKLTSKVAFKDLWDKRFAGGAANFEEGVVELWHWDRVALVGDAAHKMNPKWGVGANIGMEAAACLTNKLAALLKNNSKPSTQDLSQLFGSYQGEIEGKAGVWERISKSNLDSATRRGGPQIDAMRQMGIIRAPGIISKAYKLENAPFKAENPSQIPWLH